The candidate division WOR-3 bacterium genome includes the window GTATTTATAAAATCACCCGCTGTCATCCTGATAAAAAACATACCTGAAGAAACATCGCTTTCATTACAATCCCAATATACCCGGTAAATACCGGGTGATCTATTCATTGATTCTATATCAGAAACTTTTCTACCTGTTATGTCGAATACAGATATCTCGACTAAAACTTCTTCCCCCACGTGTAATGCCCAACTAATCAAGCATAAATATTGAAAGATTTTATTTGATATCAATATATCTTGAAGACAGAAAATAAAATGGTTTTAACTACCGAGAAAACATCACCAAAAATAATATTTCACCAATTTCGCTACATACTCTTGAAAAGAGACCGGATCGGTTCAAATATTCTGAAGGACAGATTTTATAAAAACTGCGAAGGGAATAATCCTTCCGCTTTTAATTTGCGCTTAAGAATCTATAAATTATATATCCAGCCTTATACCGCATGAAAAAAGATACATGGGTTCATATCCATCACTGAAATAGACGTTCAGCTCCGGGACTATTTTTATAAAAGAGCCCACACCTCCTCCAAGGACAAGACCTAAAGCGTTTTTGGGAATATAAGCGGTATCTTCAGCGAGTATATGAGTGGAGTTGGGTTGTTCATGAACAAACATCGCTTTTATACCTGTGTAAATATTGTCGTTTCCGGCGAGAGCCATTAAA containing:
- a CDS encoding T9SS type A sorting domain-containing protein, which translates into the protein MISNKIFQYLCLISWALHVGEEVLVEISVFDITGRKVSDIESMNRSPGIYRVYWDCNESDVSSGMFFIRMTAGDFINTKKIMVLR